One Syntrophobacterales bacterium genomic window carries:
- a CDS encoding DNA recombination protein RmuC, translated as MATGMLIGAFITGILLGFSVAWVLAMFKFHRSMVDLEGKTRGAEAVLNEFRQQIDAKDHEAMGLRNEIALEQSSKIEAVTRLEESRKSLEGERQLLDVMKKEMTDTFNALSSAALKSSSEDFIRLASERLGKVIETTKGKLGEHQVAMDGMIKPLHETLKKYEEQIRSMEEGRLKAYGSLEEQLRTLASTNESLQRETNNLVSALRKPQVRGRWGEMQLKRVAELSGMSMHCDFTEQVSVDTDKGKVRPDMVIHLPSDREIVVDSKVSLEAYLDATADQTEESRKVKLERHAQQVRTHMNRLSSKEYWSQFDKSPEFVVLFIPGESFLGAALDMDTTLIEDGIQKNVIIATPTTFIALLRAIAFGWRQEQITKNAHEVRLLGRELYERVSKMTEHLDALGNAIRRGTEAYNKTIGSLEARVLPSVRRFKDLGVEGTEIPLLKQVDNSPRKVETMAEDTDG; from the coding sequence ATGGCAACAGGCATGCTAATAGGTGCTTTTATAACAGGCATTCTCCTCGGCTTTTCGGTCGCCTGGGTCCTGGCGATGTTCAAGTTCCACCGGTCTATGGTCGATTTGGAGGGCAAGACCCGTGGCGCCGAGGCGGTTCTCAATGAATTCAGACAACAGATCGACGCAAAAGACCACGAGGCCATGGGCTTGCGTAATGAAATAGCCCTTGAGCAAAGCTCAAAAATTGAGGCAGTCACCAGACTCGAAGAGTCAAGGAAGAGTCTTGAGGGTGAGCGGCAGCTCCTCGACGTCATGAAAAAAGAGATGACCGACACGTTTAATGCTCTGTCCTCTGCGGCGCTGAAAAGCAGCAGCGAGGATTTTATCAGACTCGCCTCCGAGCGTTTAGGAAAGGTGATTGAGACGACCAAGGGAAAGCTTGGTGAACACCAGGTGGCCATGGACGGAATGATCAAACCGCTCCACGAAACGCTCAAAAAATACGAAGAACAGATAAGGAGCATGGAAGAAGGACGGCTCAAAGCATACGGAAGCTTGGAAGAGCAATTGAGGACCCTGGCGTCAACCAATGAAAGCCTTCAGAGGGAGACGAACAATCTGGTCTCTGCATTGAGGAAGCCCCAAGTCAGGGGCCGATGGGGGGAGATGCAGCTCAAGAGGGTCGCGGAGCTGTCGGGTATGTCGATGCACTGTGATTTCACAGAGCAGGTCTCAGTGGACACGGATAAGGGTAAGGTAAGACCCGATATGGTTATCCATCTGCCTTCCGACCGGGAGATCGTAGTCGATTCAAAAGTATCCCTCGAAGCATATCTTGATGCAACGGCGGACCAGACAGAAGAGAGCAGGAAAGTAAAGCTGGAAAGGCATGCCCAGCAGGTAAGGACCCATATGAATCGCCTGTCATCAAAGGAATACTGGAGCCAGTTCGATAAATCCCCGGAATTTGTGGTCCTCTTTATCCCCGGCGAATCCTTCCTCGGGGCGGCCCTTGATATGGACACGACACTCATCGAAGACGGTATCCAGAAGAATGTGATTATAGCAACCCCGACTACATTCATCGCCCTTCTGAGGGCGATCGCCTTCGGGTGGCGGCAGGAGCAGATCACAAAAAACGCCCACGAAGTGAGATTGTTGGGCCGTGAGCTCTACGAACGTGTTTCTAAGATGACAGAACACTTGGACGCCTTGGGAAATGCCATAAGAAGAGGTACGGAGGCATATAATAAGACAATAGGCTCCCTGGAGGCCAGAGTCCTGCCTTCGGTGAGAAGATTCAAGGACCTTGGTGTAGAAGGCACGGAGATACCTTTACTTAAACAGGTGGACAATTCTCCCCGAAAAGTGGAGACCATGGCGGAAGACACAGACGGATAG
- a CDS encoding SAM-dependent chlorinase/fluorinase yields the protein MKIITLLTDFGMKDAYAGIMKGVILSINPNAAIVDITHTVEAQDIREGAFLVHENYRWFPAGTVHIAVVDPTVGSARRPIIILSHNHIFVGPDNGIFSLVMGETPFAHVIENPEFMLPTVSSTFHGRDIFSPVAAHLSKGELPVAFGRQIDDPVCLGGLLPITEGEVLKGKVVRFDRFGNGITNISEDTLRGFAKGISFKVEIGAMSFSNISASYYENDFTCLFGSSGYLEFGYFKGSFQDKVGATKDDEVKVFKVNSR from the coding sequence GTGAAAATCATAACCCTTCTCACGGACTTCGGAATGAAAGACGCCTATGCAGGCATCATGAAGGGGGTAATCCTCTCAATTAACCCCAATGCGGCGATTGTGGATATAACCCATACAGTGGAGGCTCAGGATATCAGGGAAGGTGCCTTTCTCGTCCATGAGAACTACCGCTGGTTCCCTGCAGGAACCGTGCATATCGCGGTCGTCGATCCCACGGTGGGAAGCGCCCGAAGACCCATTATCATCCTTAGCCATAACCATATTTTTGTCGGGCCCGATAACGGCATCTTCAGTCTTGTCATGGGCGAAACCCCCTTTGCGCACGTTATAGAGAATCCTGAATTCATGCTTCCCACTGTGAGCTCCACATTTCATGGGAGGGACATATTTTCTCCCGTGGCCGCTCATCTTTCTAAAGGGGAGCTTCCCGTGGCCTTCGGACGTCAGATAGACGATCCGGTCTGCTTGGGCGGTCTCCTTCCTATCACTGAAGGCGAGGTACTCAAAGGAAAAGTGGTGAGATTCGACAGGTTCGGAAATGGGATCACCAATATCTCCGAAGATACACTCCGCGGTTTTGCGAAAGGAATCTCATTTAAGGTTGAGATAGGCGCTATGTCCTTCTCCAACATCTCGGCAAGCTATTACGAAAACGATTTCACATGCCTTTTCGGCAGCTCTGGATACCTAGAGTTCGGATACTTTAAGGGAAGTTTTCAGGATAAGGTCGGGGCAACGAAGGACGACGAAGTGAAGGTCTTTAAGGTCAACTCCCGATGA
- the mtnA gene encoding S-methyl-5-thioribose-1-phosphate isomerase: MTDHIYWKNGSLFVLDQRKLPFREEFVRCTKLTDVVAAIRKMVVRGAPLIGVTAAYGVVIGIARILQKKRHVSLSELELICRTLITTRPTAVNLAWAVKRMENKCRVYLDNPLLLEYATREAMAIHGEDVENNQLLSRYGAELIDSGDTILTHCNAGALATGGYGTALGVIKAAHDAGKRIKVFATETRPYFQGARLTVFELKNLGIDVELIPDNHVGILCYYKVIDKVIVGADRIVGNGDTANKIGTYMIALAAREYKIPFYVAAPVSTFDWSLNNGNKIDIEERDGKEVKYFRKTLVTLQDVKARYYSFDVTPSKYISAFITEKGIVNRPFKKQIAMLFSP, from the coding sequence GTGACCGATCACATATACTGGAAAAACGGTTCTCTCTTCGTCCTTGATCAGAGGAAACTTCCTTTCAGGGAAGAATTTGTCCGGTGCACCAAACTTACAGATGTGGTAGCGGCCATCAGAAAAATGGTCGTAAGGGGCGCCCCCCTCATTGGCGTCACAGCCGCTTATGGCGTAGTCATCGGCATTGCCAGGATACTTCAAAAAAAGAGACACGTCAGCCTATCCGAACTAGAACTCATCTGTCGAACGCTTATCACGACAAGGCCCACGGCAGTCAACCTCGCATGGGCAGTCAAGCGGATGGAGAACAAATGCCGGGTCTACCTGGACAACCCCCTCCTCCTCGAATATGCCACCCGTGAAGCTATGGCCATCCACGGCGAAGATGTAGAAAATAATCAACTCCTTTCCCGTTACGGCGCGGAGCTTATTGATAGCGGAGACACCATTCTTACCCACTGCAATGCCGGCGCTCTTGCGACAGGCGGCTACGGCACCGCGCTCGGCGTGATAAAGGCTGCCCATGATGCCGGGAAACGAATAAAAGTCTTTGCCACGGAGACAAGGCCTTACTTCCAGGGTGCCCGTCTCACCGTTTTCGAGCTTAAAAACCTGGGGATTGACGTTGAACTAATCCCGGACAACCATGTAGGCATTCTCTGCTATTACAAGGTCATCGATAAAGTGATTGTGGGGGCGGATAGGATCGTGGGGAATGGCGATACGGCAAATAAGATAGGCACATACATGATAGCCCTCGCAGCCAGAGAGTATAAAATTCCCTTTTACGTCGCAGCTCCCGTCTCGACCTTTGACTGGTCCCTTAATAATGGGAACAAAATCGATATAGAGGAGAGGGACGGAAAGGAAGTTAAATACTTCAGGAAGACTCTCGTCACCCTTCAGGACGTAAAGGCGAGGTACTATTCCTTCGATGTCACGCCATCAAAGTACATTTCCGCATTCATAACGGAGAAGGGCATCGTTAATAGGCCCTTCAAAAAACAGATAGCCATGCTGTTTTCGCCCTGA
- the gatB gene encoding Asp-tRNA(Asn)/Glu-tRNA(Gln) amidotransferase subunit GatB: MSQSDYEAVMGLEVHAHLLTESKIFCGCSTKFGGEPNSHTCPTCMGLPGALPVLNKKVVDFAIKLGLALNCRINEKSIFARKNYYYPDLPKGYQISQYEKPICEHGYLDIFVGGEKKRIRILRIHMEEDAGKLVHEATIETSSYSLVDYNRSSVPLLEIVSEPDISTPEEAVLYLKALRDILMYLEICDGNMEEGSFRCDANVSVKKRSDTELGTRTEMKNLNSFRYIERSLAYEITRQIELLERGGEVVQETRFFNVDEGVTYSMRGKEEAHDYRYFPEPDLLPLTIDNAWVEDIRKRLPELPIAKMERFMSDYGLPKYDAEILVSDKALGDYFEATLKFFNEPKTVSNWIMTELLRELKTGNLSLKDALLAPAHLAELLSLIKEETISIKIGKEIFHELYERGISPKRLVEEKGMIQISDENALIATIDAILERSPKELADFRAGKEKLLGFFVGQAMKETKGKANPKLLNDLLLRRLKEK, from the coding sequence GTGAGCCAATCTGATTACGAAGCGGTCATGGGTCTTGAGGTACATGCCCATCTGCTTACGGAAAGCAAGATATTCTGCGGATGCTCAACCAAGTTCGGTGGAGAGCCGAACAGCCATACATGTCCTACCTGCATGGGCCTGCCAGGTGCACTGCCGGTGCTCAACAAGAAGGTGGTCGATTTCGCGATCAAATTGGGGCTAGCGCTCAATTGCAGAATCAACGAGAAAAGCATCTTTGCCCGGAAGAACTATTATTACCCGGACCTTCCCAAAGGATACCAGATATCCCAGTATGAAAAACCAATATGTGAGCACGGCTATCTCGATATTTTCGTGGGAGGAGAGAAGAAGAGAATCCGTATCTTAAGAATTCACATGGAGGAAGATGCGGGAAAGCTCGTCCATGAGGCTACAATTGAGACGAGCTCGTACAGTCTCGTGGACTATAACCGTTCGAGCGTACCCCTCCTTGAGATCGTGAGTGAGCCGGATATTTCAACGCCAGAAGAGGCGGTCCTCTACTTGAAGGCTTTAAGGGATATACTCATGTACCTTGAGATCTGCGATGGCAATATGGAGGAAGGGAGCTTCAGGTGCGACGCCAACGTATCGGTGAAAAAGAGGAGCGACACAGAACTGGGTACTAGGACGGAGATGAAAAACCTGAACTCTTTCAGGTATATAGAACGATCGCTTGCGTACGAGATAACGAGACAGATTGAACTTTTGGAACGAGGCGGAGAAGTCGTCCAAGAAACCCGCTTCTTCAATGTGGATGAGGGAGTAACTTACTCCATGAGAGGCAAGGAAGAAGCCCATGACTACAGGTACTTCCCTGAGCCCGACCTCCTGCCGCTCACCATTGACAACGCCTGGGTAGAGGATATACGAAAGAGACTTCCCGAGCTGCCCATCGCGAAAATGGAGCGGTTTATGAGCGACTACGGTCTTCCTAAATATGATGCGGAGATACTCGTGTCGGACAAGGCGCTAGGCGACTATTTTGAAGCGACCTTGAAGTTTTTCAATGAACCGAAGACCGTGAGTAACTGGATCATGACCGAACTTTTGAGAGAATTGAAGACGGGAAACCTGTCGCTGAAAGATGCGCTTCTTGCTCCCGCGCACCTCGCTGAGCTACTCTCCCTCATAAAGGAGGAGACAATAAGCATCAAGATAGGCAAAGAAATATTCCACGAGCTCTATGAGCGGGGCATATCCCCTAAGCGGTTGGTCGAGGAAAAAGGAATGATTCAGATTTCAGACGAAAACGCTCTCATCGCCACTATAGACGCAATTTTGGAAAGATCCCCTAAGGAGCTGGCCGACTTCAGGGCAGGAAAAGAGAAACTCCTCGGATTCTTTGTGGGGCAGGCGATGAAGGAAACCAAAGGAAAGGCAAATCCCAAGCTCCTAAACGATCTTCTCCTGAGGAGACTGAAGGAAAAATGA
- a CDS encoding MBL fold metallo-hydrolase codes for MTKIAEGIQFVAGQDEFIPDSHVYIIGDPASGDLSMIDVGLTGKGNYKIGAIKRMGIDLSSIKRVIMTHTHLDHIGCLSEIQKQIPGVELWVHTMEAELLEKGQDNAVYGMKEFKNMCQMQYGLKDEAFAFKVDCKLEGGETLNLGNMEWEVIHIPGHSMGGIALYSRALKTLIPGDVIYADYAIGRFDLYGANAAQLKASLYRLAELEVGMLLPGHNQIAKNLPADYVIKTAKAWEPYLT; via the coding sequence ATGACAAAAATAGCGGAAGGTATTCAATTCGTGGCAGGACAGGATGAATTCATTCCTGACTCACATGTGTACATAATAGGTGATCCGGCCTCGGGCGACCTGTCCATGATCGACGTAGGACTCACAGGAAAGGGAAACTACAAGATCGGGGCCATAAAGAGGATGGGTATTGATCTGTCGTCGATCAAGAGGGTCATCATGACCCATACCCATCTCGACCACATCGGCTGTCTCTCCGAGATACAGAAACAGATACCGGGCGTAGAGCTTTGGGTGCACACGATGGAAGCAGAACTCCTTGAGAAAGGGCAGGACAATGCGGTGTACGGGATGAAGGAATTTAAAAATATGTGCCAGATGCAATACGGACTGAAGGATGAAGCCTTTGCGTTCAAAGTGGACTGTAAACTGGAGGGCGGCGAGACGTTAAACCTCGGAAACATGGAATGGGAGGTCATCCATATTCCCGGCCATTCCATGGGAGGGATCGCGCTTTACAGTCGCGCTCTCAAAACATTGATTCCCGGTGACGTGATTTACGCGGACTACGCCATAGGCCGGTTTGACCTTTACGGCGCCAATGCGGCCCAACTGAAAGCATCCCTCTATCGGCTCGCGGAACTGGAAGTCGGTATGCTTCTGCCGGGACACAATCAGATAGCGAAAAATCTTCCAGCCGACTACGTAATAAAAACCGCCAAGGCCTGGGAGCCCTACCTGACGTAA
- a CDS encoding MotA/TolQ/ExbB proton channel family protein: MHIYSGGFLGLVTSASLMAKMVIAILFVFSIASWTIMLMKLKQFNRVEREGARFLAAARETNSFGKLLSTYRDSPDNPFYKLLLVTYKEISAKQKDNPKLEPETLPLIENVLRITISEESETLERQMSFLATTANTAPFIGLFGTVWGIMDSFREIGVRGTTSLAVVAPGISEALIATAIGLATAIPAVLAYNYFNSRHKRLVAKMENASMYLLNILEK; the protein is encoded by the coding sequence TTGCATATATACTCGGGAGGATTCCTAGGCCTCGTAACTTCCGCAAGTCTTATGGCCAAGATGGTAATAGCCATTCTCTTTGTATTTTCCATCGCGTCTTGGACCATAATGTTGATGAAACTGAAGCAGTTCAACAGGGTAGAGAGAGAAGGAGCGCGGTTTCTTGCTGCAGCCCGGGAGACCAATTCCTTCGGAAAGCTCCTGAGTACGTATAGGGATAGCCCCGACAACCCTTTTTATAAGTTATTGCTCGTAACATATAAAGAAATAAGCGCAAAACAGAAAGATAATCCCAAACTGGAGCCGGAGACCCTTCCACTTATTGAGAATGTACTGAGGATAACAATTTCGGAAGAATCAGAGACGCTGGAGAGGCAGATGTCGTTTCTGGCTACCACGGCTAATACTGCCCCGTTCATCGGATTGTTCGGAACGGTTTGGGGCATCATGGACTCTTTCAGGGAGATCGGAGTAAGGGGGACGACGAGCCTGGCAGTCGTCGCGCCAGGAATCAGTGAAGCTCTCATCGCGACCGCCATCGGTCTCGCCACGGCAATACCGGCAGTCCTCGCATACAACTATTTTAACAGCCGCCACAAGAGACTCGTAGCGAAGATGGAAAACGCTTCTATGTATCTACTCAATATTCTCGAGAAATGA
- a CDS encoding biopolymer transporter ExbD: MKTSRDSKGPLSEINVVPLVDVMLVLLIIFMITAPMMQHGMNINIPKVTTKPMPTKEEPQVLSVTKDRRLILNEKRLDVKDLKAAMQFLFANKKDKEIYLRADKDVPYGFVVSCMGLIREAGIEKINIVTRPPDER, from the coding sequence ATGAAGACCTCAAGAGATTCAAAAGGCCCCCTGTCCGAGATCAACGTAGTTCCCCTTGTCGATGTAATGCTTGTCCTTCTGATTATATTTATGATAACTGCGCCCATGATGCAGCACGGCATGAATATAAACATCCCGAAGGTAACGACTAAGCCGATGCCGACGAAAGAGGAGCCCCAGGTATTGAGTGTCACAAAGGATCGGAGGCTCATCTTGAATGAAAAAAGACTCGACGTGAAAGACCTGAAAGCGGCCATGCAGTTTCTCTTTGCGAACAAAAAAGATAAGGAGATATATCTTAGGGCTGACAAGGACGTCCCTTACGGTTTCGTGGTCTCGTGCATGGGACTGATCAGAGAGGCGGGAATAGAGAAAATCAATATAGTTACAAGACCTCCCGATGAACGATGA
- a CDS encoding TonB family protein, with protein MSEAPWYKWLVVSILLHFAAIAAFSIPFGNITRKIDLSSAYSVNLVGEMGGGSKGLQNVEMPKGVKVPVKETPKPARVKQPEVVKEKPSKPTPVRLDKSEVSINKKKVPVKETPAVEKRLVAPSKEELEALNRKLRQIRKRTDQLEIGGSSKAAGRDGPGMPDAPFAGEGTGQILDLATQKYLNDLMEKIHSTWGIPGAVAKNLLTVVTIKIRKDGKITDMDVDARSGNRIFDESIMRALKAIDPLPPLPTNLGDFYEVQLKFRPEGMS; from the coding sequence ATGAGCGAAGCGCCTTGGTACAAATGGCTGGTTGTCTCGATTCTTCTGCATTTTGCCGCCATCGCCGCATTCAGCATACCCTTTGGTAATATTACAAGGAAGATAGACCTATCATCTGCATACTCTGTCAATCTTGTAGGTGAGATGGGAGGAGGATCCAAGGGGCTTCAGAATGTGGAGATGCCGAAGGGGGTGAAGGTGCCGGTCAAGGAGACTCCGAAACCTGCTAGGGTCAAGCAGCCCGAGGTCGTCAAAGAAAAACCCTCAAAGCCCACGCCTGTGAGATTAGACAAGAGCGAAGTATCCATAAACAAAAAGAAGGTGCCAGTCAAGGAGACTCCGGCAGTCGAGAAAAGATTAGTCGCGCCCTCAAAGGAAGAACTGGAAGCCCTGAACAGAAAATTGAGACAGATAAGAAAGAGGACTGATCAACTTGAGATCGGAGGGAGCTCAAAGGCCGCCGGACGAGACGGACCAGGCATGCCTGATGCGCCGTTTGCCGGAGAAGGGACTGGCCAGATCCTTGATCTGGCAACACAGAAATATTTGAATGATCTGATGGAGAAGATACACTCCACGTGGGGTATCCCGGGAGCGGTGGCCAAAAACCTCCTGACTGTTGTTACCATAAAGATCAGGAAAGACGGTAAGATAACCGATATGGACGTGGATGCCCGCTCGGGTAACAGGATCTTTGACGAATCAATCATGCGGGCATTGAAGGCGATCGACCCATTACCCCCTTTACCGACCAATCTCGGAGATTTCTATGAAGTTCAGCTGAAGTTCCGCCCCGAGGGGATGTCTTGA
- a CDS encoding TVP38/TMEM64 family protein codes for MILLMVLLGFFLTALIGHICYLYYHQGWGEITVFYRYLLNPKRLRLFIESFGPFAAVVFVIIQALQVVFAPVPGEITGFVGGYLFGNVLGTILSIIGLTLGSVGAFYLARIFGLKLVKKVVKKEYIAKFNEFITRKGLYVSYILFLIPGFPKDSLCYLLGLSHIRFLDFFLMNLLGRLPGTVILTFQGTAVKNAHYKSFLILLIGSVVVTLTLYLTRNYTVAYFTRIVHKLKKNKDDQHGPHPVTEKKAK; via the coding sequence TTGATTCTACTCATGGTTTTGCTAGGGTTCTTCCTTACAGCCTTGATAGGACATATCTGCTATCTTTATTATCATCAAGGATGGGGTGAGATAACCGTCTTTTACCGGTATCTCCTGAATCCCAAGAGGCTCCGGCTTTTCATAGAGTCTTTTGGTCCTTTCGCCGCAGTTGTCTTCGTGATAATCCAGGCCCTGCAGGTCGTGTTTGCCCCCGTCCCCGGAGAGATTACCGGCTTTGTCGGGGGTTATCTGTTTGGGAATGTTTTGGGAACTATACTTTCCATCATTGGACTAACCTTGGGTTCCGTCGGCGCCTTCTATCTTGCGCGGATCTTCGGCCTAAAACTCGTGAAAAAGGTGGTAAAAAAGGAGTACATCGCCAAATTCAACGAATTTATCACCCGCAAGGGGCTCTACGTCAGTTATATACTTTTCCTGATCCCTGGATTCCCGAAGGATTCGCTCTGTTACCTTTTAGGACTAAGCCACATAAGATTTCTTGATTTTTTCCTCATGAACCTTTTAGGAAGATTGCCCGGTACCGTCATCCTCACGTTTCAGGGGACTGCTGTCAAGAATGCACACTACAAATCCTTCCTGATTCTGCTGATCGGAAGCGTCGTAGTAACACTAACCCTCTATCTTACAAGAAACTACACAGTCGCCTACTTCACCCGTATTGTCCACAAATTAAAAAAAAATAAGGATGATCAACACGGGCCCCATCCTGTAACAGAAAAAAAGGCCAAGTGA
- the uppS gene encoding di-trans,poly-cis-decaprenylcistransferase translates to MPVKRLLYYSYAKILEREVRKGVLPTHIGLILDGNRRYAVEMGFDDPTMGYMEGARKLDDVLKWCADLDIKIITIWVYSTDNTQRDKGEIEGLLKVVERKLDELSRNPLVKLNGVRIRVLGNLNLLSEELRDVIRRCEEQTKDHEHRILNIAVGYGGREEIVEAVRQAIRGKNGMPHESLAEHITMDDITSHLYTCGIPDPDLIIRTSGEIRLSGFLLWQSAYSEFYFCDALWPVFRKIDFLRAIRSYQQRSRRFGK, encoded by the coding sequence ATGCCTGTTAAGAGACTTTTATACTATTCATACGCAAAAATCCTTGAAAGAGAAGTCAGGAAAGGTGTTTTGCCTACCCACATAGGGCTCATCCTGGACGGCAATCGGCGATATGCCGTAGAAATGGGGTTCGACGATCCAACCATGGGCTATATGGAAGGAGCCAGAAAACTGGACGATGTGCTAAAATGGTGCGCTGATCTCGACATAAAAATCATCACCATCTGGGTCTATTCAACGGATAACACCCAGAGAGACAAGGGGGAGATTGAGGGCCTCCTTAAAGTAGTAGAGCGGAAACTAGATGAACTCTCCAGGAACCCGCTGGTAAAACTGAATGGAGTCAGGATCAGGGTCTTGGGCAATCTCAATCTCCTGTCGGAAGAGTTGAGGGATGTTATCAGAAGGTGTGAGGAACAGACGAAGGATCACGAACACCGCATCCTCAATATTGCGGTGGGGTACGGGGGCCGGGAAGAAATAGTCGAGGCGGTCAGGCAGGCCATCAGGGGAAAAAATGGTATGCCCCATGAAAGCCTGGCCGAACACATCACCATGGACGATATAACGAGCCATCTTTACACCTGTGGTATTCCAGACCCCGACCTCATAATAAGGACAAGCGGCGAGATACGTCTGAGCGGATTTCTTCTGTGGCAGAGCGCGTACAGCGAGTTCTATTTCTGTGACGCCCTCTGGCCGGTCTTCAGAAAGATAGATTTCCTGAGAGCCATAAGAAGTTATCAGCAAAGGAGTCGTAGATTCGGGAAATAG
- a CDS encoding VWA domain-containing protein, producing MFTNFYYTLRNKGVPVSVTEWVSFIEALYHGHFQTSLNHLYYVGRAFLVKSEAYYDQFDLAFQEYFGGIKTDDVDLTKVLDWLENPLNNLPRLTHEEIAEMQQKMEEFRKQHDTEELMRQFRERLKEQTERHDGGSKWIGTGGKSPFGAYGNHPGGIRVGGESWMQSAAKVAQERRFRNYRNDIILDVRQTKMALKKLRELKREGSQEELDIDETIEKTAKEGGEIELVFNRSRENSVRIILLMDTGGSMLPYTELCERLFSAASQMEHFKEFKYFFFHNCIYQDIYEDIANYKRIPTEKFLANFDKRYKLVLVGDARMAFSELFDINGCIDYFSSNETPGIEWLLKIKERFPHSVWLNPTHRNYWGHYTVDSISKVFPMFELTIDGLKDAIKALKSRPKRSLLQN from the coding sequence ATGTTCACCAATTTTTACTATACTCTCAGAAACAAGGGAGTACCAGTCTCGGTGACCGAATGGGTCTCTTTTATTGAAGCCCTTTATCACGGCCATTTCCAAACGAGCCTAAACCACCTTTATTACGTTGGCAGGGCTTTTCTCGTGAAGAGCGAAGCATATTACGATCAGTTTGATCTTGCGTTCCAAGAATATTTTGGCGGTATAAAGACAGATGATGTGGACCTCACCAAGGTGCTCGACTGGCTTGAAAATCCACTAAACAATCTCCCCCGGCTGACCCATGAAGAGATCGCCGAGATGCAGCAGAAAATGGAAGAGTTTCGGAAGCAGCACGACACGGAAGAACTGATGAGACAGTTCAGGGAGAGGTTAAAAGAGCAGACGGAGAGACATGACGGAGGAAGCAAGTGGATAGGCACTGGAGGCAAGTCTCCCTTCGGTGCATATGGAAACCATCCTGGCGGCATCAGGGTCGGAGGCGAATCGTGGATGCAGTCGGCAGCAAAAGTTGCCCAAGAACGGCGGTTCAGGAACTACCGAAATGACATTATTCTTGATGTGAGGCAAACCAAGATGGCCCTGAAAAAGCTCCGGGAATTGAAGCGCGAGGGGTCACAGGAAGAGCTTGACATAGACGAGACCATCGAAAAGACGGCCAAAGAAGGCGGGGAGATTGAGCTTGTTTTTAACAGGTCGAGAGAAAACAGCGTGAGGATTATTCTTCTTATGGATACGGGCGGATCAATGCTTCCCTACACAGAGCTGTGCGAACGACTTTTCTCTGCGGCATCACAGATGGAGCACTTCAAGGAGTTTAAATACTTTTTCTTTCATAACTGCATTTATCAGGATATCTACGAAGATATAGCCAATTACAAGAGGATTCCCACGGAGAAGTTTTTGGCGAATTTCGACAAGCGATACAAACTGGTGCTCGTGGGAGATGCAAGGATGGCTTTTTCTGAACTTTTCGACATAAATGGTTGTATCGACTATTTTTCCTCCAATGAGACACCGGGCATAGAATGGCTTCTGAAGATAAAGGAGCGCTTTCCACACTCGGTGTGGCTCAACCCGACCCATAGAAATTACTGGGGCCATTACACGGTAGACAGCATATCGAAGGTCTTTCCCATGTTCGAACTCACTATAGACGGACTTAAAGACGCAATCAAGGCATTAAAGTCGAGGCCTAAACGGTCGCTTCTCCAAAATTAG